In the genome of Pempheris klunzingeri isolate RE-2024b chromosome 3, fPemKlu1.hap1, whole genome shotgun sequence, one region contains:
- the anp32b gene encoding acidic leucine-rich nuclear phosphoprotein 32 family member B isoform X2, whose translation MDMKKRIHLELRNRTPSDVRELVLDNCRSVEGKIEGLTAEFVNLEFLSLINVGLISVSNLPKLVKLKKLELSDNRISGGLDVLAEKLPNLTHLNLSGNKLKDISTLEPLKKLDNLKSLDLFNCEVTNLNDYRESVFKLLPQLTYLDGYDMEDREASDSDGEVDGDGVDDDEDEEGEEEEDEDGEEDFDEEEDDEEDEEEVEGEEDDDEVSGDDEEEDLAQDGEVDDEDEDEDEDEDAETGKGEKRKRDPEDEDDDDDDDEDDD comes from the exons ATGGACATGAAAAAGAGGATCCACTTGGAGCTAAGAAACAGGACACCGTCTGAT GTACGAGAACTTGTCCTTGACAATTGTCGATCAGTTGAAGGAAAAATCGAAGGCCTCACAGCTGAGTTTGTCAACCTGGAGTTCCTCAGTTTGATAAATGTTGGCTTAATCTCAGTCTCCAACCTGCCTAAACTAGTAAAACTCAAAAAG CTGGAGTTGAGTGACAACAGAATCAGCGGCGGCCTCGATGTTTTAGCAGAGAAACTACCAAACCTCACACATCTAAACCTGAGTGGCAACAAATTGAAAGACATCAGCACATTGGAACCATTG aaaaagtTGGATAACTTGAAGAGTTTGGACCTGTTCAACTGTGAAGTGACAAATCTGaacgactacagagagagtgtgtttaaGCTGCTGCCCCAGCTCACCTACCTGGATGGTTATGACATGGAGGACAGGGAAGCCTCTGACTCCGATGGAGAGGTGGACGGAGACGGCGTAGATgacgatgaagatgaag aaggagaggaggaggaagatgaggatggagaggaggactttgatgaggaggaggacgacgaggaagacgaagaggaggtagaaggagaagaggatgatgatgaagtcaGCGGAGATGATGAG GAGGAAGATCTCGCTCAGGACGGGGAAgtggatgatgaagatgaagatgaggacgAAGATGAGGATG CAGAAACTGGCAAAGGCGAGAAGAGAAAGCGAGACCCAGAGGATGAAgacgatgacgacgacgacgatgaagACGACGATTAA
- the anp32b gene encoding acidic leucine-rich nuclear phosphoprotein 32 family member B isoform X1 gives MDMKKRIHLELRNRTPSDVRELVLDNCRSVEGKIEGLTAEFVNLEFLSLINVGLISVSNLPKLVKLKKLELSDNRISGGLDVLAEKLPNLTHLNLSGNKLKDISTLEPLKKLDNLKSLDLFNCEVTNLNDYRESVFKLLPQLTYLDGYDMEDREASDSDGEVDGDGVDDDEDEEGEEEEDEDGEEDFDEEEDDEEDEEEVEGEEDDDEVSGDDEEEDLAQDGEVDDEDEDEDEDEDEAETGKGEKRKRDPEDEDDDDDDDEDDD, from the exons ATGGACATGAAAAAGAGGATCCACTTGGAGCTAAGAAACAGGACACCGTCTGAT GTACGAGAACTTGTCCTTGACAATTGTCGATCAGTTGAAGGAAAAATCGAAGGCCTCACAGCTGAGTTTGTCAACCTGGAGTTCCTCAGTTTGATAAATGTTGGCTTAATCTCAGTCTCCAACCTGCCTAAACTAGTAAAACTCAAAAAG CTGGAGTTGAGTGACAACAGAATCAGCGGCGGCCTCGATGTTTTAGCAGAGAAACTACCAAACCTCACACATCTAAACCTGAGTGGCAACAAATTGAAAGACATCAGCACATTGGAACCATTG aaaaagtTGGATAACTTGAAGAGTTTGGACCTGTTCAACTGTGAAGTGACAAATCTGaacgactacagagagagtgtgtttaaGCTGCTGCCCCAGCTCACCTACCTGGATGGTTATGACATGGAGGACAGGGAAGCCTCTGACTCCGATGGAGAGGTGGACGGAGACGGCGTAGATgacgatgaagatgaag aaggagaggaggaggaagatgaggatggagaggaggactttgatgaggaggaggacgacgaggaagacgaagaggaggtagaaggagaagaggatgatgatgaagtcaGCGGAGATGATGAG GAGGAAGATCTCGCTCAGGACGGGGAAgtggatgatgaagatgaagatgaggacgAAGATGAGGATG AAGCAGAAACTGGCAAAGGCGAGAAGAGAAAGCGAGACCCAGAGGATGAAgacgatgacgacgacgacgatgaagACGACGATTAA
- the hemgn gene encoding uncharacterized protein hemgn isoform X2 — MEETLQQEKQESEYKNPNEDQGGIRRRLRDRDLLRKRKAEALEKETNQVESQRKRQRAESGAKQRGRPRKTEPMQEISVIQEEAAATQEAPAVVVVPEPAEVIPDQVSLSPLLAVESQPAPVLAAPAPLLVFGSAQNPLFAPSLTFPGPVNPTPPLFSPSFPAPSPTKVVNTTPNPVQDFSLASAADAVPVPVPVPDQDPVPAAAADPAEAPPQVETLYVESEGREALAQVLIEDLGPDEEEDISPSQDKGDDEDLSETPLTTVPEQNKMFSVPTLSSPPPPQEYLPGNSF, encoded by the exons ATGGAGGAGACGTTGCAACAAGAGAAACAAGAGTCGGAATATAAAAATCCGAACGAGGATCAAG GTGGGATCCGTCGACGATTGCGGGACAGGGATCTTCTCAGGAAGAGAAAAGCCGAAGCATTGGAGAAGGAAACTAACCA GGTGGAGAgccagaggaaaagacagagggcTGAAAGTGGCgcaaagcagagagggaggccCAGGAAGACTGAGCCCATGCAGGAGATATCTGTCAttcaggaggaggcagcagcgaCTCAGGAAGCTCCTGCAGTAGTGGTGGTGCCTGAACCTGCTGAGGTCATCCCAGATCAAGTCTCACTGTCCCCTTTACTTGCCGTGGAGTCACAGCCAGCACCTGTCCTCGCTGCCCCCGCTCCTCTGCTGGTGTTTGGGTCTGCCCAAAACCCCCTCTTCGCTCCTAGTCTGACTTTCCCTGGTCCAGTTAACCCAACTCCACCCCTGTTTTCACCCTcatttcctgctccctctcccaCCAAAGTAGTGAATACGACTCCAAACCCTGTCCAAGATTTTTCTCTAGCTTCGGCTGCAGATGCTGTTCCCGTTCCTGTTCCAGTCCCAGACCAAGACCCTgttccagctgcagctgctgatccTGCTGAAGCTCCGCCCCAGGTGGAGACCCTCTACGTAGAGTCAGAAGGCAGGGAGGCCCTCGCCCAGGTCCTGATTGAGGACTTGGGCCcggatgaggaggaagacatctctccatctcaagacaaaggagatgatgaag ATTTGAGTGAGACACCGCTGACCACCGTacctgaacaaaacaaaatgttctcagTACCCACCTTGTCCTCGCCACCTCCTCCACAAGAATATCTACCAGGAAATTCATTCTAA
- the hemgn gene encoding uncharacterized protein hemgn isoform X1 — protein sequence MEETLQQEKQESEYKNPNEDQGGIRRRLRDRDLLRKRKAEALEKETNQWVFGVESQRKRQRAESGAKQRGRPRKTEPMQEISVIQEEAAATQEAPAVVVVPEPAEVIPDQVSLSPLLAVESQPAPVLAAPAPLLVFGSAQNPLFAPSLTFPGPVNPTPPLFSPSFPAPSPTKVVNTTPNPVQDFSLASAADAVPVPVPVPDQDPVPAAAADPAEAPPQVETLYVESEGREALAQVLIEDLGPDEEEDISPSQDKGDDEDLSETPLTTVPEQNKMFSVPTLSSPPPPQEYLPGNSF from the exons ATGGAGGAGACGTTGCAACAAGAGAAACAAGAGTCGGAATATAAAAATCCGAACGAGGATCAAG GTGGGATCCGTCGACGATTGCGGGACAGGGATCTTCTCAGGAAGAGAAAAGCCGAAGCATTGGAGAAGGAAACTAACCAGTGGGTTTTTGg GGTGGAGAgccagaggaaaagacagagggcTGAAAGTGGCgcaaagcagagagggaggccCAGGAAGACTGAGCCCATGCAGGAGATATCTGTCAttcaggaggaggcagcagcgaCTCAGGAAGCTCCTGCAGTAGTGGTGGTGCCTGAACCTGCTGAGGTCATCCCAGATCAAGTCTCACTGTCCCCTTTACTTGCCGTGGAGTCACAGCCAGCACCTGTCCTCGCTGCCCCCGCTCCTCTGCTGGTGTTTGGGTCTGCCCAAAACCCCCTCTTCGCTCCTAGTCTGACTTTCCCTGGTCCAGTTAACCCAACTCCACCCCTGTTTTCACCCTcatttcctgctccctctcccaCCAAAGTAGTGAATACGACTCCAAACCCTGTCCAAGATTTTTCTCTAGCTTCGGCTGCAGATGCTGTTCCCGTTCCTGTTCCAGTCCCAGACCAAGACCCTgttccagctgcagctgctgatccTGCTGAAGCTCCGCCCCAGGTGGAGACCCTCTACGTAGAGTCAGAAGGCAGGGAGGCCCTCGCCCAGGTCCTGATTGAGGACTTGGGCCcggatgaggaggaagacatctctccatctcaagacaaaggagatgatgaag ATTTGAGTGAGACACCGCTGACCACCGTacctgaacaaaacaaaatgttctcagTACCCACCTTGTCCTCGCCACCTCCTCCACAAGAATATCTACCAGGAAATTCATTCTAA
- the trmo gene encoding tRNA (adenine(37)-N6)-methyltransferase → MSPLCDCCCDSITALNQQVSVMRKEIKNLRQMLDSAVRAHRKHLTSIQSAVLRMGADTDQTPPSPPPLLQAPSPSSSQAALEKGNIQTAPIGHISSCFSVKNGTPRQPTICGPSRAELRIQQSVFNNPEHALAGLEHYSHVWIIFLFHKNGHLSYKAKVKPPRLNGQRVGVYSTRSPHRPNALGLTLARLDKIVGDTIHLSDIDMIAGTPVLDIKPYIPEYDSPHTRMGSDQPQAPTVSFNETTDTLNLQKDSETDAQSKLKNEKNDDRDTGSLLSRDQSQPDIPVTDSSGGSAQFSLPKELQSVLEDVKAYVTQSDLRQLSCESEDKLPPKTTPPESEVDHPCYGQEAHSTIAGWIREPPVGSLEVRFTPCAEKELAEFLPAHLSGSSESDRPRFKFLHSPEEAAAAIRGVLSADPRSVYRRTCCRDKLFFFTLDTADITCWFGRGFAEVLQVRPVEQHFATV, encoded by the exons ATGAGTCCtctgtgtgactgctgctgcgACAGCATCACCGCTCTGAACCAGCAGGTTTCTGTGATGAGGAAGGAGATCAAGAACCTGAG GCAGATGTTGGACAGTGCAGTCAGAGCTCACCGCAAACATCTGACATCCATTCAGTCAGCTGTGTTGAGGATGGGAGCAGATACAGACCAGaccccaccatcaccaccaccactactacaagcaccatcaccatcatcatcacaggcTGCATTGGAGAAAG GAAACATTCAGACAGCCCCGATTGGACACATcagttcctgtttctctgtgaagAATGGGACGCCCAGACAGCCCACCATTTGCGGCCCCTCAAGGGCAGAACTGCGTATCCAGCAGAGTGTCTTCAATAACCCTGAGCACGCTCTGGCGGGCCTGGAGCACTACTCACATGTCTG GatcatttttctcttccacAAAAATGGGCACCTGAGTTACAAAGCCAAAGTGAAGCCTCCTCGACTCAATGGTCAGAGAGTTGGTGTGTACTCCACGCGCAGTCCGCACCGACCAAATGCCTTGGGCCTAACTTTAGCCAGGCTTGATAAAATTGTTG GTGATACCATACATCTGTCAGACATTGACATGATTGCTGGCACCCCAGTCCTCGACATCAAACCCTACATCCCAGAGTACGACTCCCCCCACACCAGGATGGGCTCAGACCAACCGCAGGCACCCACTGTGTCATTCAATGAGACAACGGACACATTAAACCTCCAAAAAGACTCAGAAACGGATGCTCAGtcaaaactaaaaaatgaaaaaaacgaTGATCGTGACACGGGGAGTCTCCTCTCCAGAGATCAATCTCAGCCTGATATTCCAGTCACAGATTCATCTGGAGGCAGTGCTCAGTTTTCCCTCCCCAAAGAGCTGCAAAGTGTGCTGGAGGACGTCAAGGCCTATGTGACCCAAAGTGACCTACGCCAGCTGAGCTGTGAGAGCGAGGATAAACTTCCTCCCAAAACCACGCCGCCAGAGTCTGAAGTGGACCACCCTTGCTATGGACAGGAGGCCCACAGCACCATTGCTGGCTGGATCAGAGAGCCTCCTGTCGGCAGCCTAGAGGTGCGCTTCACCCCTTGTGCTGAGAAGGAGTTGGCAGAATTCCTCCCTGCACATCTGTCAG GATCCTCTGAAAGTGACAGACCCAGGTTCAAGTTTCTGCACAGTCCAGAGGAGGCAGCTGCCGCCATCAGAGGGGTGCTGTCAGCAGACCCACGGTCAGTCTACAGGAGGACATGCTGCAGAGACaaactcttcttcttcaccCTGGACACAGCTGACATCACCTGCTGGTTTGGACGAGGCTTCGCTGAGGTGCTACAGGTCCGACCTGTTGAGCAACACTTCGCTACAGTGTGA